In the genome of Cloacibacillus sp., the window GTTGTTGCGGCGGAAATAGCAGAATGTGACCTTTTTTCAAAGCCATGCTTTTATAAAGGGGCCGGTATAGTACGGGGTTCGTATATAAGAGTCGGCGATGCCGATCTGCACATGACGGAATATGAAATATACAGTTATGAGGCCTTTCGCAAAAAACAGAACGACGAGCTGAGAAGTATAGAACGCGCTGGAATTGAAACGTTGGATAATGCGGCTATTGAAGTATATAAAATAAATATCCGCAGTCAGAAACAAAATCTGGCGGGGCTTCCAGACAACCAGATATACGAGCTGCAAGGCGTCCTTAATAGCGGGACTGCCACACTTACGGGGCTCTTGCTCTTTGGGATATATCCTCAGGCCTTCTTACCGCAGCTTTGCATAACGGCAGTTGTTATTCCAGGAATTAAAATGGGAGAAACCGGAACCGATGGCGAGCGGTTTATAGACAACAAAAAAATCGAGGGACGGATTCCCCAAATGCTTGACGAAGCTCTTGCTTTTGTGCAAAGAAATATAAAAAATACAACGATTATAAAGGATGACGGTGGGCGGTATGATAAAGTAGAATATCCTTTAAAAGCTATCCGCGAGCTGATTTTAAACGCACTTGTTCATCGCGACTACAGCATTTTCACAGAAACATCGCCAGTTCGGATAATGATATTCAGAGATCGAATCGAGATAGAAAGTCCTGGGGGGCTGTATGGACGCCTCACAATAGACAGTCTCGGAAAGGTGGGCGGAGATACAAGAAATCCATATATTGCTGGTGCAATGGAGGTATTGATGAAGACTGAAAACAGGTTTTCCGGTATACCCACAGTCAGGCTTGAAATGCAAAAGCATGGATTGCCGGCGCCTAAATTTGAGAATTTGCGCGGCGCCTTTAAAGTGACGTTATATAACAATACCGAAAACCCAGCGCCAGATGTTGCTGAGGTTGGCTGGGATGACCCGACGCAACGGATAGTGGATTTCTGCGCCATTGCACGCACCCGAAAAGAGCTGTCCGCACAATTTGGTTTTGCTTCTTCCTCTTATTTCATAAAACGTTATGTTACGCCTTTAGTAGATAAAAATATTCTGCGTCTGACAAATCCAGAATCGCCCAAAAGCAAAAATCAAAAATATGTTGCAGAGAAAAAGTAGGCGACAAGATTTTCCACGTCGCCGCATAGCAAGAAACTACTCTGAATTCAAGCAGGGTCACCTCTAGGGGCTGCTCAACATTAAAAACAACAAAAACTCCCCTGAATAAAAAGCAGGGGAGTTTTATTTTTATGACCCGCGTGATATAGGCGCGGTAAAATTACTGTTTCGCCAGTTGGTCAACGCGCTGCTGGATAGTCGATATTTCGTTATTTATTGCGTTTATCTTTGATTCTTCTTCCGCCTTGTCCTTGCGGAGCTTATCTAGGCGTTTTAAGAGACGGTCTGTTTCCAGCTTCGCTTCTGCCGCTCCTTTATAAAGATCGCGGGGATCGTCATTAGCGACATCCCATACGAAGGTGGTATCTTTGCCGTCAGTTATTGGACTGATACTCGAAAGCATTTCAATGCGGGCCTGTTTTACTCCCTTTAAAAGATCTTTTCCTGTTTTTTCGTCAAATCTTGGAAAATAGACGAGCCCTTCTTTTTCACCTTGAAATTTGAAATTGAGACGCTTATCATAATCAACCGCTTTATAGGTTTTGTTGCCAAGCCGCATTTTTATCATAATATCAAACGGGCCTAGGTACATCGTTGGTCCGTTATTAATAAATTTGATTTGGATGGGAATCACTTCGTTTAGTCTAATCGCCCCCAGCAGTTTGTATTTATAA includes:
- a CDS encoding ATP-binding protein; its protein translation is MIAVELISLVQDVISKHCEMQNVELKAGEKGCPKLYDTISAFANQSNGGIIILGVDQDDDYRICGVYDPQDIQVKITEQANQMSPVVRPLFTVAEYDGKIVVAAEIAECDLFSKPCFYKGAGIVRGSYIRVGDADLHMTEYEIYSYEAFRKKQNDELRSIERAGIETLDNAAIEVYKINIRSQKQNLAGLPDNQIYELQGVLNSGTATLTGLLLFGIYPQAFLPQLCITAVVIPGIKMGETGTDGERFIDNKKIEGRIPQMLDEALAFVQRNIKNTTIIKDDGGRYDKVEYPLKAIRELILNALVHRDYSIFTETSPVRIMIFRDRIEIESPGGLYGRLTIDSLGKVGGDTRNPYIAGAMEVLMKTENRFSGIPTVRLEMQKHGLPAPKFENLRGAFKVTLYNNTENPAPDVAEVGWDDPTQRIVDFCAIARTRKELSAQFGFASSSYFIKRYVTPLVDKNILRLTNPESPKSKNQKYVAEKK